The genomic interval GGCCGTCGGCGATGTCGGTGGTATCCGGAATGTTCGTGCTGGCAGTGCTGGCAGTGCTGTCGGTCAGCCGAGCGGGTGGGCGGCCAGCAGGTCGCCCAGGGCCTCCTCATGGGCCGAGGCCGGGCCCAGGGAGAGCTCGATCTGCTTCGCCCACGCGTGGAAGCGGTGGAGTGGGTAGTCGGTGTCCGCGCCGAAGCCGCCGTGCAGGTGCTGTGCGGTCTGCACGACGCGGCGGACGCCGTCGGAGGCCCAGATCTTCGCCACGGCGACATCGCCCGCCGCGGGCAGCGGCCCCCCGGCGTCGGCCGAGATCCGCCAGGCGGCCTGCCAGAGCGTCGCCTCCATCGCCCGCAGATCGATGTACCGGTCGGCTGCCTGGACGGCCACCGCCTGGAACGTGGCGACCGGGTATCCGAACTGCTCGCGCTTACCGGTATACGCGGCGGTCATCGCGAGCACCCGCTCGCCCAGCCCGAGCGCGAGCGCGCAGGTCCCCGTGGTGAGCAGGGACCGCAGCCACTCCCAGCAGCCCGGGACGTCGATCAGCTCGCGGTCCGTCACCCGCACGCCGTCGAGCCGGACCTCGGCCAGGCGCTCACCACTGGTGGAGACCTGGTCCGCCAGGCTGACGCCGTCGCGGGTACGGGGCACGAGGGCCAGGACCGGTCGGCCCCCCGCGGTGTGCGCGGGGATGGCGATCCAGTCGGCCACCTGGGCCCAGGGAACCGCGGACTGCACCCCGTCGAGCACCCAGCCGGAGCCGCCTGCCGACGCCCCGCGGCTCTCTTCGTTCTCGCGGCTCTCCCCGTACGGCCGTGCGGCGACGGCGAGTTCGGCGGGATCGTGGCCACTCCGCCCATTGGCGCCGACGGTCAGGATCAGTTCACCCCGGCCTGCCGGGGGCAGCAGCTCCGCCGCGAGGGTGCTCCCGCCGTACCGCTGGACCGCCATGGCCACCGCACAGCTCTCCAGCAGCGGGACCCTGGCCAGCACCTTCGCCGACTCCCGGAGGACCAGGCAGAGCGCGATCGGGTCGAGGCCCGCGCCTCCGTGGTCCGGCGACAGGGTGAGACCGAGCAGATCCGTGCGCGCCAGCTCGTTCCACAGTTGTCGGTCGATGTCATCCGCCACGGCGCCCGGGGTCAGGGCGGGACTGGGGGCGCGGTCGGGTGCGACGTCCGAGAAGACCGTCCTGGCCGCCTCGACGGCCGCCTGCTGCTCCTCGGTGAAGGTGAAGTCCACTGTCCCGGCCTCCCGCTAACCGTGCACGACCTGACGGAGCGTCAAGATAGAACAGGTTCTAGGGGAAGGGAACAGTGCGGAGAGATGTGGGTGTACGTCAGCGCCCCGGCACCGGAGGGTTGCAGCGACCTCAGCGACCTGAGTGATCCCAGCCGCCTCGGCGACCTCAGCGGTCGAAGTCCAACTCCACCTCCGGGGTGAGCGGATGCGACTGACAGGCCAGTACGAAGCCCGCCCCGGTCTCCTCCGGTTCCAGCGCGAAGTTGCGGTCCATCCGGACCTCGCCCGAGACGAGGAACGCCCGGCAGGTCCCGCACACCCCTCCCTTGCAGGCGTACGGAGCGTCCGAGCGGCTTCGCAGCACCGTCTCCAGCAGGGATTCGGTGTCCTGCACGGGCCAGCTGCCCGAGCGGCCGTGGAGGGTGGCCGTCAGCACGGCGTCGGACGGGGCGGCGACCTTGACCACCGTCACGTCGGTGGGGCCCTCGTCGACGTGGAAAATCTCCTGGTGGATCCGGGAGCGGTCGACGCCGAGGTTTTTCAGGGCTTTCTCCGTGGCCCGTACGAGGCCGAGCGGCCCGCACAGGAACCAGCCGTCCACCTCCGCCACCGGAACCACGGCGGGCAGCAGGCCGGTGAGCCGTTCGGCGTCCAGCCGTCCGGAGGGGAGTCCGGCCGACTGCTCCTCCCGGGAGAGCGCGGTGACCAGCTGGAAGCGGGCCGGATAACGATCCTTGAGATCGGCCACCTCGTCGAGGAACATCGTCGAGGCCGCTGTGCGGTCGCTGCGGATCAGGCAGAACCGGGCCGTCGGTTCCCGGTCGAGCAGGGTGGCCGCCATGGACAGCACCGGGGTGATGCCGCTGCCGCCGACCACCGCCGCGAACAGCCCGGGACGCGGCTTCAGGACGAAGCGGCCCATCGGAGGCATGGCCTCCACCCGGTCCCCGACGGCCAGTTCCTTCAGGGCGTACGTGGAGAACGCCCCGCCGTCGACCATGCGGATGCCCACCCGCAGGACCGGTTCGCCGGGCTGTTCGGTGGCCGGTGCGCAGATCGAGTACGAACGGCGGATCTCCTGGCCGTCCACGGTGTAGCGCACGTTCAGATGCTGGCCGGGAGTGTGGCGGAAGGTCTCGCGCAGCTCGGCCGGCACGGCGAGCGTCACGGCCACCGCGTCGTCCGTGATCCGTTCGATCGCGCTGACCCGGAGCGGATGGAACATCTACAACTCCTTGAAGTGGTCGAACGGTTCACGGCAGGCGACGCAGCGGCGCAGGGCCTTGCACGCCGTGGAGGAGAACCGGCTGAGCAGTTCCGTGTCCGTGGAACCGCAGTGCGGGCAGCGCACCGAGAGCGTCAGCGGCACGGGGCCGCCGGCGGGGCCCTGGGCGCGCGGCGGGGCGATGCCGAACTCGGCCAGCTTGCGGCGTCCTTCGGCGCTGATGTCGTCCGTCGACCAGGCCGGCGCCAGGACGGTGACCACGGAGACGTCC from Streptomyces sp. CA-278952 carries:
- a CDS encoding acyl-CoA dehydrogenase family protein, with amino-acid sequence MDFTFTEEQQAAVEAARTVFSDVAPDRAPSPALTPGAVADDIDRQLWNELARTDLLGLTLSPDHGGAGLDPIALCLVLRESAKVLARVPLLESCAVAMAVQRYGGSTLAAELLPPAGRGELILTVGANGRSGHDPAELAVAARPYGESRENEESRGASAGGSGWVLDGVQSAVPWAQVADWIAIPAHTAGGRPVLALVPRTRDGVSLADQVSTSGERLAEVRLDGVRVTDRELIDVPGCWEWLRSLLTTGTCALALGLGERVLAMTAAYTGKREQFGYPVATFQAVAVQAADRYIDLRAMEATLWQAAWRISADAGGPLPAAGDVAVAKIWASDGVRRVVQTAQHLHGGFGADTDYPLHRFHAWAKQIELSLGPASAHEEALGDLLAAHPLG
- the paaD gene encoding 1,2-phenylacetyl-CoA epoxidase subunit PaaD, which encodes MVTDTQLEAELRDLAGSVPDPELPVLTLAELGVLRDVRLDGAGRVTVQLTPTYTGCPAIEAMSADIARVLHDHGVPDVSVVTVLAPAWSTDDISAEGRRKLAEFGIAPPRAQGPAGGPVPLTLSVRCPHCGSTDTELLSRFSSTACKALRRCVACREPFDHFKEL
- a CDS encoding 2Fe-2S iron-sulfur cluster-binding protein; translation: MFHPLRVSAIERITDDAVAVTLAVPAELRETFRHTPGQHLNVRYTVDGQEIRRSYSICAPATEQPGEPVLRVGIRMVDGGAFSTYALKELAVGDRVEAMPPMGRFVLKPRPGLFAAVVGGSGITPVLSMAATLLDREPTARFCLIRSDRTAASTMFLDEVADLKDRYPARFQLVTALSREEQSAGLPSGRLDAERLTGLLPAVVPVAEVDGWFLCGPLGLVRATEKALKNLGVDRSRIHQEIFHVDEGPTDVTVVKVAAPSDAVLTATLHGRSGSWPVQDTESLLETVLRSRSDAPYACKGGVCGTCRAFLVSGEVRMDRNFALEPEETGAGFVLACQSHPLTPEVELDFDR